Proteins from a genomic interval of Gadus macrocephalus chromosome 2, ASM3116895v1:
- the pmp22a gene encoding peripheral myelin protein 22a yields MLLILLGVLVLHLIILVLLFVSTAANAWTVGGTSSQDLWYRCMTVNGGYHCQAASNEDWIQAVQALMVLSVLFCFFSLIAFLYQLFRLVKGGRFFFTAVFQILASLFVMCGAIIYTVMAPDEGAGTSYGYAYVLAWVAFPLSLISGLIYIILRKRE; encoded by the exons ATGCTGCTCATTCTTCTCGGAGTGCTTGTTTTGCACCTTATCATTCTGGTGCTTCTGTTTGTCTCAACGGCGGCAAAC GCGTGGACTGTAGGGGGCACCAGCAGCCAGGATCTTTGGTACAGATGCATGACCGTCAATGGTGGCTACCACTGCCAAGCCGCCAGCAATGAAG aCTGGATCCAGGCAGTGCAGGCTCTCATGGTGCTGTCCGtgctcttctgcttcttctcccTCATCGCCTTCCTGTATCAGCTGTTCAGACTGGTCAAGGGCGGACGCTTCTTCTTCACTGCCGTCTTCCAGATCCTGGCCA GTCTGTTTGTGATGTGTGGAGCCATCATCTACACGGTGATGGCTCCTGACGAAGGGGCGGGCACCTCCTACGGCTACGCCTACGTCTTGGCCTGGGTGGCTTTCCCTCTGTCCCTCATCAGCGGCCTCATCTACATCATCTTGAGGAAGAGGGAATGA
- the cdc42ep4a gene encoding cdc42 effector protein 4a, giving the protein MPILKQLVGSSQTKRRSRMDLTREMISSPLGDFRHTMHVGRSGDAFGDTSFLSSRSGEPAPPPETPPAYPHSPRPGLLSRTFRSSKRSQSVTRVDQRDGLASPGGPSPGHVKNAMSLPFLNDEDCVDGVATRSLTSSPLRHVGGSGRAYNGNAAAAAGACQGLELEERSFGELTDLPETATSPYRGGGMKRAESVMSFHIDLGPSMLGDILDVMEKEDDDLGYEEGKSSEGHASPPLSTVGEGDDSVAGGGGLGGPGELEANAEEEEEEEEEARLQHDSMHAGSSVDLGPESGGPYTPQYTPEARPKLPRHLDSCSMSSSGSAPVEGERPGGGAYAGDTDSATFSAPPEEESAFSSFLEDDDDDEIGV; this is encoded by the coding sequence ATGCCCATCCTCAAGCAGCTGGTGGGCTCCTCCCAGACCAAGCGGCGCTCCCGCATGGACCTGACCCGCGAGATGATCAGCTCGCCGCTCGGCGACTTCCGCCACACCATGCACGTGGGCCGCAGCGGCGACGCCTTCGGAGACACCTCCTTCCTCAGCAGCCGCTCGGGCgagccggcgccgccgccggagACGCCCCCGGCCTACCCCCACTCGCCCCGCCCGGGCCTGCTGTCCCGCACCTTCCGCAGCAGCAAGCGCTCCCAGTCGGTGACCCGCGTGGACCAGCGCGACGGGCTGGCCTCGCCCGGCGGGCCGTCCCCCGGCCACGTGAAGAACGCCATGTCCCTGCCCTTCCTCAACGACGAGGACTGCGTCGACGGCGTGGCCACCCGCAGCCTCACGTCCAGCCCCTTGAGGCACGTCGGGGGTAGCGGGCGCGCGTACAACggcaacgccgccgccgccgccggggcgTGCCAGGGGCTGGaactggaggagaggagcttcGGGGAGCTGACGGACCTTCCGGAGACGGCGACCTCCCCGTACCGGGGCGGCGGCATGAAGCGGGCCGAGTCGGTCATGTCGTTCCACATCGACCTGGGGCCCTCCATGCTGGGGGACATCCTGGACGtgatggagaaggaggacgaCGACCTGGGCTACGAGGAGGGCAAGAGCAGCGAGGGCCACGCCTCGCCGCCCCTCAGCACCGTGGGCGAGGGGGACGACAGCgtggccggcggcggcggactCGGGGGGCCGGGAGAGTTGGAGGCCAacgccgaggaggaggaggaggaggaggaagaggcgagGCTGCAGCACGACTCCATGCACGCGGGCAGCTCCGTGGACCTGGGGCCCGAGAGCGGGGGCCCGTACACGCCGCAGTACACCCCCGAGGCCCGGCCCAAGCTCCCGCGACACCTGGACAGCTGCTCCATGTCCAGCTCGGGCTCCGCCCCCGTGGAGGGCGAgcggccggggggcggggcctacgcGGGGGACACGGACAGCGCCACCTTCAGCGCCCCGCCCGAGGAGGAGAGCGCCTTCTCGTCGTTcctggaggacgacgacgacgacgagatTGGTGTTTGA